A portion of the Stigmatella aurantiaca DW4/3-1 genome contains these proteins:
- a CDS encoding c-type cytochrome, which translates to MLRGGPRNVGVCVLAVLVSVSSGLWVLRARAAQPRREVEQGGLRLRVEQATWLHEPMDHGDAVQLPALQGAPGAGQRQLAVSLTLFNAAQGSGSFAARELVLTAENGQQWFPVEREEARLWVRPAQLFPLPLSFNVPASAGGLRLEWVRGEERAVLLSTRPPPSATSQAGGRERWPQSAEALPSGSPRAGAVLFHERFACVTCHGSPERPGEVRVAPSLHGFAKAGAARLPGMSAAQYAYESLLFPGAFIAPGCAGDAPCQAPSLMPVYGDALSSQEMADLISYLLGAGRGRP; encoded by the coding sequence ATGCTCCGGGGCGGCCCCAGGAACGTGGGGGTGTGCGTGCTGGCCGTGCTGGTCAGCGTGTCGAGTGGGCTCTGGGTGCTGCGCGCTCGGGCGGCCCAGCCCCGCCGGGAGGTGGAGCAGGGCGGGCTGCGGCTCAGGGTGGAGCAAGCCACATGGCTCCACGAGCCGATGGACCACGGCGATGCGGTCCAGTTGCCCGCGCTGCAAGGGGCGCCGGGGGCAGGACAGCGGCAGCTGGCCGTGTCCTTGACCCTCTTCAATGCAGCACAGGGTTCCGGGAGCTTCGCGGCTCGAGAACTCGTCCTGACCGCGGAGAATGGCCAGCAGTGGTTTCCAGTCGAGCGGGAGGAGGCGCGGCTTTGGGTGCGGCCGGCGCAGCTCTTCCCACTGCCCTTGAGCTTCAACGTCCCGGCTTCCGCGGGCGGGCTTCGGCTCGAATGGGTGCGAGGCGAGGAGCGCGCGGTGCTGCTGTCCACCCGGCCGCCACCGAGCGCCACCTCGCAGGCCGGGGGCCGGGAACGATGGCCCCAGAGCGCGGAGGCGCTGCCCTCCGGTTCGCCCAGGGCGGGGGCGGTGCTCTTCCATGAGCGGTTCGCGTGCGTCACGTGTCACGGCAGCCCCGAGCGTCCCGGGGAGGTCCGCGTGGCGCCCTCGCTGCACGGCTTCGCCAAGGCGGGGGCCGCGCGGCTCCCTGGCATGAGCGCCGCGCAGTACGCGTACGAGTCACTGCTCTTCCCTGGGGCATTCATTGCGCCGGGATGCGCGGGGGATGCTCCCTGCCAGGCGCCGAGCCTCATGCCTGTCTATGGGGATGCATTGTCCTCGCAAGAGATGGCGGACCTCATCAGCTACCTTTTGGGCGCGGGGAGAGGTCGTCCATGA
- a CDS encoding copper chaperone PCu(A)C, which produces MGGRGARTLGVMLLVGLPGGCRTREGAEPLRTSGASVRVERARARLTPAQVGAVYLSVVNATESADRLLSAESSSATKVELHEVVAREDVLSMVMHPEGFPIPAGGRVELVPGGKHLMLYNVRASADGIDLLLRFEKTGAVRLNVPVVAADEDMR; this is translated from the coding sequence ATGGGGGGCAGGGGGGCTCGGACCCTGGGGGTCATGCTCCTGGTGGGGCTCCCAGGGGGATGCCGGACGCGTGAGGGGGCGGAGCCGCTTCGCACCTCGGGCGCCTCGGTCCGGGTGGAGCGAGCCAGGGCCCGTTTGACGCCGGCCCAGGTGGGGGCTGTCTACCTCTCCGTGGTGAACGCCACGGAGAGTGCCGACCGGCTCCTGTCCGCTGAGTCCTCGAGCGCCACGAAGGTGGAGCTCCATGAGGTGGTGGCCCGGGAAGATGTCCTGAGCATGGTGATGCACCCCGAGGGCTTCCCGATTCCCGCGGGAGGCCGGGTCGAACTCGTGCCCGGAGGCAAGCACCTCATGCTGTACAACGTCCGGGCGTCCGCTGACGGCATCGACTTGCTGCTTCGCTTCGAGAAGACGGGGGCGGTGCGGCTGAACGTCCCGGTCGTCGCGGCGGACGAGGACATGCGGTAG
- a CDS encoding arginyl-transferase family protein encodes MANVHHHTKEPPGPCTYLPGQFSSLEQKLMTDVTPEELDAMLVRGWRRFGPIYFRPACRACSECITLRIPVETFQPNRSQRRARTASARFRVEVGTPRVDAERLALYHAWHGWREQAREWESSELSEREYFLQFAFPHPCARELAWYDDAAEGGPRLIAVGICDETPSAWSAAYFFFHPDYAHCSLGTANVLKQVEIAQARGIPHVYLGYRVQGCASLRYKGLFRPHELLRGSPGPEETPDWTSAE; translated from the coding sequence ATGGCGAACGTGCATCACCACACCAAGGAGCCTCCAGGGCCATGCACCTACCTGCCGGGTCAGTTCTCCTCGCTTGAGCAGAAGCTGATGACGGATGTGACGCCGGAGGAGCTCGACGCGATGCTGGTGCGGGGCTGGCGTCGGTTTGGGCCCATCTACTTCCGGCCCGCCTGCCGGGCGTGCTCCGAGTGCATCACCCTGCGCATTCCGGTGGAGACGTTTCAGCCCAACCGCAGCCAGCGCCGGGCCCGGACCGCCTCTGCCCGCTTCCGGGTGGAGGTGGGCACCCCGCGGGTGGACGCGGAGCGGCTGGCGCTCTACCACGCCTGGCACGGCTGGCGGGAGCAGGCGCGGGAGTGGGAGTCCTCGGAGCTGAGTGAGCGGGAGTACTTCCTCCAGTTCGCCTTTCCCCACCCGTGCGCGCGGGAGTTGGCCTGGTACGACGACGCCGCGGAAGGCGGTCCCCGGCTGATCGCGGTCGGGATCTGTGACGAGACGCCGAGTGCCTGGAGCGCGGCGTACTTCTTCTTCCACCCGGATTACGCCCACTGCTCGCTGGGAACGGCCAATGTGCTGAAGCAGGTGGAGATCGCCCAGGCGCGGGGCATTCCCCACGTCTACCTGGGCTACCGCGTCCAGGGGTGCGCTTCGCTGCGGTACAAAGGGCTTTTTCGTCCCCATGAGCTGCTCAGGGGCAGCCCCGGGCCGGAGGAGACGCCGGACTGGACCTCCGCGGAGTGA
- a CDS encoding response regulator produces the protein MEDSANDVALAMAALEEINLANEVVVVRDGQQALDFLRRQGAYEERTGGHPAVVLLDLKLPKVDGLEVLAQVKNDPELRSIPVVMLTSSREEQDLARSYGLGVNAYVVKPVAFPDFVTALKELGLFWAVVNQPPPGTQHRGGQ, from the coding sequence GTGGAAGACAGCGCCAACGATGTGGCCCTCGCGATGGCCGCGTTGGAGGAGATCAACCTGGCCAATGAAGTCGTCGTGGTGAGGGATGGCCAGCAGGCGCTTGATTTCTTGCGGCGGCAGGGCGCGTATGAGGAGAGGACGGGGGGGCACCCAGCGGTCGTCTTGTTGGACTTGAAGTTGCCCAAGGTGGACGGCCTGGAGGTTCTGGCCCAGGTCAAGAATGATCCCGAGTTGAGGAGCATCCCCGTGGTGATGCTGACCTCGTCACGGGAGGAGCAGGACCTGGCGCGCAGCTATGGCCTGGGCGTGAATGCTTACGTGGTGAAGCCGGTGGCGTTCCCGGACTTCGTCACGGCCCTCAAGGAGTTGGGGCTCTTCTGGGCGGTGGTGAACCAGCCGCCCCCCGGAACGCAGCACCGCGGAGGCCAGTAA
- a CDS encoding SCO family protein translates to MLAVLLTGCWRDKDFAVEPAQEAPALEATRSSGTTFRLSALRGKVVILSFGYTACPDVCPTTLSRLNNLQRRLGMLSQDLEVVFITVDPERDTERRLNDYVNVFNRRFTALRLEDEALTKLLTAYRVTATRRYPDSERYSNHAFTGEMPYTVDHTGGYFVIDRGGTLRLRIPYDTPLERLQESVEGLLQEEL, encoded by the coding sequence ATGTTGGCGGTGCTCCTGACGGGGTGCTGGCGGGACAAGGACTTCGCGGTCGAACCCGCGCAGGAGGCGCCGGCCCTGGAGGCCACCCGGTCTTCGGGGACGACGTTCCGGCTCAGCGCGCTGCGCGGGAAGGTGGTGATTCTCTCGTTCGGATACACGGCCTGTCCGGATGTCTGCCCCACCACGTTGTCGCGGCTGAACAACCTCCAGCGGCGGCTGGGCATGCTGTCCCAGGACCTGGAGGTGGTGTTCATCACGGTGGATCCGGAACGGGACACCGAGCGAAGGCTCAATGACTACGTGAACGTCTTCAACCGGCGGTTCACGGCCTTGCGGCTGGAGGACGAGGCCCTGACGAAGCTGCTGACCGCGTACCGGGTGACGGCGACGCGGCGCTACCCGGACTCGGAGCGCTACAGCAACCATGCCTTCACCGGAGAGATGCCGTACACGGTCGACCACACGGGGGGATACTTCGTCATCGATCGGGGTGGCACCTTGCGCTTGCGCATCCCGTACGACACCCCGCTGGAGCGCCTGCAAGAAAGCGTCGAGGGCCTTCTTCAAGAGGAGCTCTAG